In Candidatus Desulfofervidus auxilii, one genomic interval encodes:
- a CDS encoding GTP-binding protein — translation MALVNLKERIIQVKIVYYGPGRSGKTTNLVYIYNKLQEKLKDRLTSKLITINTKGDRTLFFDFFPIELGKIHGLDLKLQIYTTPGQVIYDATRKLVLKGVDGLIFTADSILARREANIESLENLKKNLAYHNLRLEDIPLVFQWNKRDLAENGIPLLDIDTLENDLNAELKAPSFPASALTGYNVFETLKTAAKLTIQSVIRKLIFPKGMVKVAGG, via the coding sequence ATGGCCTTGGTCAATTTGAAAGAAAGGATAATTCAAGTCAAAATTGTATATTACGGCCCTGGGAGAAGTGGGAAAACCACAAATTTAGTGTATATCTATAACAAGCTTCAGGAAAAACTAAAAGATAGATTGACTAGTAAATTAATTACTATAAATACTAAAGGAGATAGAACACTTTTTTTCGATTTTTTTCCCATAGAATTGGGTAAGATACACGGTCTTGATTTAAAGCTCCAGATTTATACTACCCCGGGCCAAGTAATCTATGACGCGACTAGAAAATTAGTGTTAAAAGGAGTAGATGGGCTTATTTTTACTGCGGATTCTATTTTAGCAAGGAGGGAGGCTAATATAGAAAGCCTAGAAAATCTGAAAAAAAATTTAGCTTATCACAATTTAAGGTTGGAGGATATACCTCTAGTATTCCAGTGGAATAAAAGAGACTTAGCTGAAAATGGTATACCTTTATTAGATATAGATACTTTAGAGAACGATTTAAATGCAGAACTTAAAGCACCATCTTTTCCTGCTAGTGCCCTGACAGGTTATAATGTATTTGAAACCTTAAAAACAGCGGCAAAACTTACCATTCAGTCAGTAATTAGAAAGCTTATCTTTCCGAAAGGAATGGTAAAAGTCGCAGGAGGCTGA
- a CDS encoding roadblock/LC7 domain-containing protein, with protein sequence MNLVLEEDKLSQLGGLLTKLIKEGGASYTLLTDMAGNLICKNGEGAVDATSLAVLAAANFAATKEIARLIGEEEFSLLFHRGQKENIHFTRISPEILLIVLFKPYVSLGLLRLKVESIKKEIQRLLEE encoded by the coding sequence ATGAATTTAGTTTTAGAAGAAGATAAGTTAAGCCAGTTAGGAGGCCTTTTAACCAAACTGATAAAGGAAGGAGGAGCAAGCTATACCCTTCTTACAGATATGGCAGGTAATCTTATTTGCAAAAATGGAGAAGGGGCTGTAGATGCTACCAGTCTGGCAGTATTGGCTGCGGCTAATTTTGCGGCTACTAAAGAGATTGCTCGTCTTATAGGCGAAGAAGAATTTTCTCTTTTATTTCATCGTGGACAGAAAGAAAATATTCATTTTACTAGAATATCTCCTGAGATACTACTTATTGTTCTTTTTAAACCCTATGTTTCACTGGGATTACTTCGTCTGAAGGTAGAAAGTATTAAGAAGGAAATCCAAAGGTTGTTAGAGGAATAA
- a CDS encoding pyridoxal phosphate-dependent aminotransferase, with product MSISRKIQGFIESASWIRKMFEDGAYLKQKYGAENVFDFSLGNPHLEPPEEFYIALKEESEIHRPLQHGYMPNAGFWETREAIANYLTQEHHIEFSPHEIIMTCGAAGALNVILKSILEPGEKVIVPLPYFVEYKFYIDNHGGIIKTIPTKETFDLDIEAIEKHLDLNTKAILVNSPNNPTGQIYPEDTLKELADLLYQHKEKYNRIVYLIMDEPYRKLIYDNEKLPNIFQIYSETILATSFSKDLSLAGERIGYLGIHPQATYKKELIEAAILANRILGFVNAPALMQRVIKHILNTSVDIERYKRNRDFLCNGLAECGFSFLLPKGAFYVFPKTPIADDITFVKALQKELILAVPGSGFGAPGYFRLAFCVEEKVIENALPHFRKIAKEFGLSK from the coding sequence ATGTCTATTTCTCGGAAAATTCAGGGTTTTATAGAATCTGCCTCCTGGATTAGGAAGATGTTTGAAGATGGTGCCTATTTAAAACAAAAATATGGGGCTGAAAATGTATTTGATTTTAGTTTAGGAAATCCTCATTTAGAGCCCCCTGAAGAATTTTATATTGCCTTAAAAGAAGAATCAGAAATTCATAGGCCTCTTCAACATGGCTATATGCCAAATGCTGGTTTTTGGGAAACTAGAGAAGCCATTGCTAATTATCTTACCCAGGAACACCATATAGAGTTCTCTCCTCATGAAATAATAATGACTTGTGGTGCTGCTGGGGCATTAAATGTTATCTTAAAATCCATTTTGGAGCCAGGAGAAAAAGTCATTGTCCCTCTACCTTATTTTGTGGAATATAAGTTTTACATTGATAATCATGGTGGAATAATAAAAACTATACCTACCAAAGAAACATTTGATCTAGATATAGAAGCCATTGAGAAACATTTAGATTTAAATACTAAGGCCATTTTGGTTAACTCTCCTAATAATCCTACAGGACAAATTTATCCCGAAGATACTTTAAAAGAACTGGCTGATTTACTTTATCAGCATAAAGAAAAATATAATCGTATTGTCTATCTTATTATGGATGAACCATACCGAAAATTGATTTATGACAATGAAAAATTACCTAATATATTTCAAATTTATTCAGAGACTATATTAGCCACTTCCTTTTCCAAAGACCTTTCTTTAGCTGGAGAAAGAATTGGTTATTTAGGCATTCACCCTCAAGCTACATATAAAAAAGAGCTTATAGAAGCAGCCATTTTAGCCAATCGGATATTAGGATTTGTCAACGCCCCTGCATTGATGCAAAGAGTAATCAAACATATTTTAAATACTTCAGTAGACATAGAGCGCTATAAACGCAACCGGGATTTTTTATGTAATGGCCTTGCTGAGTGTGGTTTTTCTTTTCTACTTCCTAAGGGTGCCTTTTATGTATTTCCTAAAACCCCTATTGCTGATGATATAACTTTTGTAAAGGCATTACAAAAAGAACTTATCCTGGCTGTCCCTGGGAGTGGTTTTGGTGCACCAGGATACTTCCGCCTGGCCTTTTGTGTAGAGGAAAAAGTAATAGAAAATGCCCTTCCCCATTTTCGGAAAATAGCCAAGGAATTTGGGCTGTCAAAATAA